The proteins below come from a single Alnus glutinosa chromosome 9, dhAlnGlut1.1, whole genome shotgun sequence genomic window:
- the LOC133878049 gene encoding DNA repair protein RAD51 homolog 4 isoform X3: MAPLKSLEQEYPIIDYNFHNFCASHGIFSVEDLLLHDLYVLVAFADQESDSKRLKQGITQVLSIIDGQHQPWLNGMELLEDAQRNKHVLSTGCEGIDFLLKGGLRVGQLTELVGPSSSGKTQLCLLAASNAAKEHMGSVVYLDTGNSFSPQRITHFICRHSDPAIDQAKPRILQKVMNDILCHSVFDIFTMFHVLHQLEFNIRSQMQRGDTQVRLLIIDSISSLITPILGGSGSRGRALMISAGFLLKKLANEHNLSVLAPGKASRFMIDD, translated from the exons ATGGCACCGTTGAAGTCTCTGGAGCAAGAGTATCCGATTATAGACTACAACTTCCATAACTTCTGTGCTTCTCACGGCATTTTCTCAG TAGAGGATTTACTCTTGCATGACCTCTATGTATTAGTTGCTTTTGCGGACCAAGAATCTGACTCCAAGAGATTAAAGCAG GGTATTACCCAAGTCCTGTCTATAATTGATGGTCAGCATCAGCCATGGTTGAATGGTATGGAGCTGTTGGAAGATGCTCAACGGAATAAACATGTGTTATCCACTGGTTGTGAAGG GATCGATTTTTTACTTAAAGGTGGATTACGCGTGGGACAGTTAACTGAACTCGTTGGGCCATCATCTTCTGGTAAAACACAA CTTTGCCTACTAGCCGCATCCAATGCTGCAAAGGAGCATATGGGCAGCGTTGTATACTTAGATACAGGCAACTCTTTTTCACCCCAACGCATTACACACTTTATTTGTCGACATTCTGACCCTGCCATTGACCAG GCTAAACCCAGAATTCTGCAGAAGGTAATGAACGACATATTATGCCACTCCGTGTTTGACATCTTTACAATGTTTCATGTGCTACATCAGCTAGAGTTCAATATCAGATCTCAG ATGCAGAGAGGAGACACTCAGGTGCGGTTGCTTATTATTGATTCGATATCATCACTGATTACACCAATCCTTGGAGGCAGTGGTTCACGGG GACGCGCTTTGATGATTTCTGCTGGATTTCTGCTGAAGAAATTAGCTAATGAGCATAACCTTTCAGTACTG gctCCTGGTAAGGCTTCAAGGTTTATGATTGATGACTGA
- the LOC133878049 gene encoding DNA repair protein RAD51 homolog 4 isoform X1 yields MAPLKSLEQEYPIIDYNFHNFCASHGIFSVEDLLLHDLYVLVAFADQESDSKRLKQGITQVLSIIDGQHQPWLNGMELLEDAQRNKHVLSTGCEGIDFLLKGGLRVGQLTELVGPSSSGKTQLCLLAASNAAKEHMGSVVYLDTGNSFSPQRITHFICRHSDPAIDQAKPRILQKVMNDILCHSVFDIFTMFHVLHQLEFNIRSQMQRGDTQVRLLIIDSISSLITPILGGSGSRGRALMISAGFLLKKLANEHNLSVLVTNHTVGGEGGISKPALGESWKSIPHVRLLLSRDRGGSMYSVSVLKHPSMAPGKASRFMIDD; encoded by the exons ATGGCACCGTTGAAGTCTCTGGAGCAAGAGTATCCGATTATAGACTACAACTTCCATAACTTCTGTGCTTCTCACGGCATTTTCTCAG TAGAGGATTTACTCTTGCATGACCTCTATGTATTAGTTGCTTTTGCGGACCAAGAATCTGACTCCAAGAGATTAAAGCAG GGTATTACCCAAGTCCTGTCTATAATTGATGGTCAGCATCAGCCATGGTTGAATGGTATGGAGCTGTTGGAAGATGCTCAACGGAATAAACATGTGTTATCCACTGGTTGTGAAGG GATCGATTTTTTACTTAAAGGTGGATTACGCGTGGGACAGTTAACTGAACTCGTTGGGCCATCATCTTCTGGTAAAACACAA CTTTGCCTACTAGCCGCATCCAATGCTGCAAAGGAGCATATGGGCAGCGTTGTATACTTAGATACAGGCAACTCTTTTTCACCCCAACGCATTACACACTTTATTTGTCGACATTCTGACCCTGCCATTGACCAG GCTAAACCCAGAATTCTGCAGAAGGTAATGAACGACATATTATGCCACTCCGTGTTTGACATCTTTACAATGTTTCATGTGCTACATCAGCTAGAGTTCAATATCAGATCTCAG ATGCAGAGAGGAGACACTCAGGTGCGGTTGCTTATTATTGATTCGATATCATCACTGATTACACCAATCCTTGGAGGCAGTGGTTCACGGG GACGCGCTTTGATGATTTCTGCTGGATTTCTGCTGAAGAAATTAGCTAATGAGCATAACCTTTCAGTACTG gtGACCAATCACACAGTGGGTGGGGAGGGAGGTATCTCTAAACCAGCTCTAGGAGAGAGTTGGAAGAGCATCCCACACGTCAGGCTTCTCCTTTCCCGTGATCGTGGAGGCAGCATGTACAGTGTTTCGGTACTTAAACACCCATCCATG gctCCTGGTAAGGCTTCAAGGTTTATGATTGATGACTGA
- the LOC133878049 gene encoding DNA repair protein RAD51 homolog 4 isoform X4: MAPLKSLEQEYPIIDYNFHNFCASHGIFSVEDLLLHDLYVLVAFADQESDSKRLKQGITQVLSIIDGQHQPWLNGMELLEDAQRNKHVLSTGCEGIDFLLKGGLRVGQLTELVGPSSSGKTQLCLLAASNAAKEHMGSVVYLDTGNSFSPQRITHFICRHSDPAIDQAKPRILQKVMNDILCHSVFDIFTMFHVLHQLEFNIRSQMQRGDTQVRLLIIDSISSLITPILGGSGSRGILS, encoded by the exons ATGGCACCGTTGAAGTCTCTGGAGCAAGAGTATCCGATTATAGACTACAACTTCCATAACTTCTGTGCTTCTCACGGCATTTTCTCAG TAGAGGATTTACTCTTGCATGACCTCTATGTATTAGTTGCTTTTGCGGACCAAGAATCTGACTCCAAGAGATTAAAGCAG GGTATTACCCAAGTCCTGTCTATAATTGATGGTCAGCATCAGCCATGGTTGAATGGTATGGAGCTGTTGGAAGATGCTCAACGGAATAAACATGTGTTATCCACTGGTTGTGAAGG GATCGATTTTTTACTTAAAGGTGGATTACGCGTGGGACAGTTAACTGAACTCGTTGGGCCATCATCTTCTGGTAAAACACAA CTTTGCCTACTAGCCGCATCCAATGCTGCAAAGGAGCATATGGGCAGCGTTGTATACTTAGATACAGGCAACTCTTTTTCACCCCAACGCATTACACACTTTATTTGTCGACATTCTGACCCTGCCATTGACCAG GCTAAACCCAGAATTCTGCAGAAGGTAATGAACGACATATTATGCCACTCCGTGTTTGACATCTTTACAATGTTTCATGTGCTACATCAGCTAGAGTTCAATATCAGATCTCAG ATGCAGAGAGGAGACACTCAGGTGCGGTTGCTTATTATTGATTCGATATCATCACTGATTACACCAATCCTTGGAGGCAGTGGTTCACGGGGTATACTTTCTT GA
- the LOC133878199 gene encoding uncharacterized protein LOC133878199 — MVSVLTQERLLGFALGSIFTGIVVFEQRRSIYKSISDTQSQSTTRSLMREPIFGKRSRSEFAHLWNKAVDQTFGPVINSLSSRGW; from the exons ATGGTTAGCGTTCTAACTCAG GAGCGTCTACTTGGTTTTGCGCTGGGAAGCATATTCACGGGGATTGTTGTATTTGAGCAACGCAGAAGCATCTATAAATCCATTTCTGATACCCAATCTCAATCCACTACGCGCTCTCTG ATGAGAGAACCCATATTTGGAAAGAGATCTCGCTCAGAGTTTGCACATCTGTGGAACAAAGCTGTGGACCAGACGTTTGGACCCGTTATTAATTCCCTTAGTTCACGTGGGTGGTAG
- the LOC133878268 gene encoding glutelin type-D 1-like gives MELDLSPKLAKKVYGDNGGAYYAWSPSELPMLREGNIGAAKLALEKHGFALPRYSDSAMVAYVLQGSGRAGIVLPESEEKVLAIKKGDAIALPFGVVTWWYNKEDTELVVLFLGDTSKAHKAGEFTEFFLTGSNGIFTGLSTEFVGRAWDLDENVVKTLVGKQSGNGIVKLDGNFEMPEPKKEHREGMALNCEEAPLDVDIKKGGRVVVLNTKNLPLVGEVGLGADLVRLDGSAMCSPGFSCDSALQVTYIVRGSGRVQVVGVDGRRVLETTLKAGNLFIVPRFFVVSKIASPEGMEWFSIITTPNPIFTHLAGRTSVWKALSPEVLKAAFNVDPDTEKLFRSKRTSDEIFFPPPS, from the exons atggaactTGATCTTTCTCCAAAGTTGGCCAAGAAGGTGTACGGAGACAATGGTGGTGCGTATTACGCCTGGTCCCCATCTGAGCTTCCCATGCTGCGTGAAGGGAATATTGGTGCGGCCAAGTTGGCTCTTGAGAAGCACGGGTTTGCTCTTCCTCGTTACTCTGATTCTGCCATGGTTGCCTATGTCCTCCAAG gAAGTGGTAGAGCTGGAATTGTCCTTCCTGAATCAGAAGAGAAGGTCCTTGCAATTAAGAAGGGTGATGCTATTGCCCTCCCTTTTGGTGTTGTAACATGGTGGTACAACAAAGAGGACACCGAGTTAGTTGTTCTTTTCTTGGGAGATACATCAAAAGCTCACAAAGCTGGTGAGTTTACTGAGTTTTTCCTGACGGGTTCCAATGGGATCTTCACTGGCCTTTCAACTGAATTTGTGGGCCGAGCATGGGACTTGGATGAGAATGTTGTTAAGACCCTTGTTGGAAAGCAATCAGGCAATGGGATTGTCAAGCTTGATGGGAACTTTGAAATGCCTGAGCCAAAGAAGGAACATCGAGAGGGTATGGCATTGAATTGTGAGGAGGCTCCATTAGATGTGGACATTAAAAAAGGTGGAAGGGTGGTGGTTTTGAACACTAAGAACCTTCCTTTGGTTGGTGAGGTTGGCCTTGGGGCTGACCTTGTTAGGTTGGATGGGAGTGCCATGTGCTCTCCTGGATTCTCTTGCGACTCTGCATTGCAGGTTACTTATATTGTTCGAGGTAGCGGCCGTGTTCAAGTTGTTGGTGTTGATGGCCGCAGGGTCTTGGAAACAACTCTTAAGGCGGGTAATTTGTTCATTGTGCCAAGGTTTTTTGTTGTGTCCAAGATTGCATCTCCTGAGGGTATGGAGTGGTTCTCTATCATCACCACCCCCAA TCCGATATTCACACACTTAGCTGGAAGGACTTCAGTGTGGAAGGCTTTATCTCCTGAGGTGCTCAAGGCTGCATTCAATGTGGATCCGGATACAGAGAAACTTTTCCGCTCTAAGAGGACTTCTGATGAAATTTTCTTCCCTCCACCGAGCTGA
- the LOC133878049 gene encoding DNA repair protein RAD51 homolog 4 isoform X2: MAPLKSLEQEYPIIDYNFHNFCASHGIFSVEDLLLHDLYVLVAFADQESDSKRLKQGITQVLSIIDGQHQPWLNGMELLEDAQRNKHVLSTGCEGIDFLLKGGLRVGQLTELVGPSSSGKTQLCLLAASNAAKEHMGSVVYLDTGNSFSPQRITHFICRHSDPAIDQAKPRILQKVMNDILCHSVFDIFTMFHVLHQLEFNIRSQMQRGDTQVRLLIIDSISSLITPILGGSGSRGRALMISAGFLLKKLANEHNLSVLVTNHTVGGEGGISKPALGESWKSIPHVRLLLSRDRGGSMYSVSAPGKASRFMIDD, encoded by the exons ATGGCACCGTTGAAGTCTCTGGAGCAAGAGTATCCGATTATAGACTACAACTTCCATAACTTCTGTGCTTCTCACGGCATTTTCTCAG TAGAGGATTTACTCTTGCATGACCTCTATGTATTAGTTGCTTTTGCGGACCAAGAATCTGACTCCAAGAGATTAAAGCAG GGTATTACCCAAGTCCTGTCTATAATTGATGGTCAGCATCAGCCATGGTTGAATGGTATGGAGCTGTTGGAAGATGCTCAACGGAATAAACATGTGTTATCCACTGGTTGTGAAGG GATCGATTTTTTACTTAAAGGTGGATTACGCGTGGGACAGTTAACTGAACTCGTTGGGCCATCATCTTCTGGTAAAACACAA CTTTGCCTACTAGCCGCATCCAATGCTGCAAAGGAGCATATGGGCAGCGTTGTATACTTAGATACAGGCAACTCTTTTTCACCCCAACGCATTACACACTTTATTTGTCGACATTCTGACCCTGCCATTGACCAG GCTAAACCCAGAATTCTGCAGAAGGTAATGAACGACATATTATGCCACTCCGTGTTTGACATCTTTACAATGTTTCATGTGCTACATCAGCTAGAGTTCAATATCAGATCTCAG ATGCAGAGAGGAGACACTCAGGTGCGGTTGCTTATTATTGATTCGATATCATCACTGATTACACCAATCCTTGGAGGCAGTGGTTCACGGG GACGCGCTTTGATGATTTCTGCTGGATTTCTGCTGAAGAAATTAGCTAATGAGCATAACCTTTCAGTACTG gtGACCAATCACACAGTGGGTGGGGAGGGAGGTATCTCTAAACCAGCTCTAGGAGAGAGTTGGAAGAGCATCCCACACGTCAGGCTTCTCCTTTCCCGTGATCGTGGAGGCAGCATGTACAGTGTTTCG gctCCTGGTAAGGCTTCAAGGTTTATGATTGATGACTGA